The Solanum pennellii chromosome 11, SPENNV200 sequence TCATCTGATGAAAGTTTATTGAGTCAAAATATATGTGGCTCTCCTATTGGATATCCTCctcaagaaaataataacaatGTTCGAGCacattcaataaatattaataatatcccAATAATGTCTCCATCACGACAAGAACATTATGAGTTTCATCATGATAATAGGCAGAGAACAGATATGTTTGAAATTGTTGTTGCTTCTATGAATGAGATGTTTGAACTTTTGCAAATGAATGATCTAATTTGGGTAGATTCATCAAGTGATGGAGGGTGTTCGATTCATCGGGAGAGTTATGAAAGAATATTTCCAAATATGAATCGACCTTACAAATCAGCAACTGCTCGAATTGAATCATCAAAGGATTGTGGAGTTGTGTCAATGCCTGCAAATGAGTTGATCCATAGTTTTCTTGATCCAGTAAGTTTCTTGAACGCTTTCATGTTATAACTATTCAGTTCACAAGTAATATTATCTGCTTTGGATCTAGGGTGATTGTATGATTTCAAAACATGTCAATGCTAGGATATAAGGCTTACTTTCTATTATATATGCATATCTCTCATGTGCTTAGTATAGTAAAGATTGTGTCTACTAGTcactttttggattttttttttgttattgtttaatCATTAAACATATACTTAAAATGATTGATGTGCGTGTATATGCAGGTCAAATGGATAAACTTGTTTCCTACTATAGTCACAAAAGCTAGGActattgaagttcttgattcTGGAACTTTGGGAGGCTCTATACAATTGGTAAAATTTTTATCCAtcttttgtatttgttttcttaggaattaaataaatattaaaattacttcataaaaatgaTCTAATTTTTTCTTCGTTCTTGAACACAGATGTATGAAAAGTTGCATATTTTATCTCCTTTAGTGGAAGCTAGAGAATTTTTCTTCATACGTTATTGTAGACAAATTGATCCAACAACATGGATTATGGTAGATGTTTCATATGATTTATTCAATGAGATTCAAAGTGGCGTACCTTCTTATTCTTGGAAGTTTCCTTCTGGATGTGCAATTCAAGATATGGGCAACGGCCACAGTATGGTATGGATCATTTCTTCTATATATGTCACTATTTATACAAAAGGATAATCCTATGCACTAAGTTTTCTCTATACACAAGGGTCATATTAAAACACTTTATAATATGCAGTCTTATCCTACAGTTTTGCAAAACGTTATTTTCACTACTCGAACGTgttacatacatatatatatatatatatatatatcactatTTATTTGTAGCTTGAGTATGTTACAATAGGTGAAAACTTAGTCGTACCAATGCATGTCATGATGTCTATTGTTCTTAAGTGTCCCTATATAGGTTTAGAAATTGATCTTTTTGTCTCCATGTATGCCCTTGGACAATCCCACCAACAAccatataagtcatattttgAGACTAGGTTAAGATTCAATAACCATCTTTTTAACATGCTATCAATTTGTCAGACCTATCACTATTCTTCTTAACTTAACAATGTTGAACTCTGTCCCATATTATGTAATTATTCATGCTCCAGATGTTCAAATctaaacaagaaaaaatgaatAGTTGTCTCCTTATATGATCTTAAACAATCTTTACCTCATAATATTCACTACTAAAAGAATAAGACCAACAGACATTCCTAATTATTTGCCAATGAGGtcgttatttttattttgttttcttgattattttcttctcttGTAGGTTACTTGGGTGGAACATGTTCAAGTAAATGAAAAAAGCCAGGTTAATCATATCTTTAGAGACTTGTTGTGTGATCGTCAAACATATGGAGCTAAAAGGTGGATAGTTGCACTTCAAAGAATGTCTGAAAGATATAATTTTACAATGGGTGCAACATGTCCTACTAGGCATGATTTCGAAGGAGGTTCGATTTTATGTCCCCTTTTTTAcatgtttaattttaatttataacatattttaaggATCTATATCAAATTATTCGTCACCTCAAGGCAGCTTTAATtgaaaaatggaaattttgaAGGGGGTCAAATTCATCCCTTTATCCTTGTTTATTTGAAACAGGATCTtctttttaaagttatttttcttttgtttaaaagtGTGTTTGGCACAAAAgaatgtttttttcaaaaaaaaagagaagaagttaCGTTCTATGTTTGACtagaaaaatgttttctaaCTAAAGgggccaaaaaaaaattattattattattattatttttattattgctttcattttgttttatcctttgatttttgtattgcaTGTTGTCTCCTTAGCTCCGATTATATTACTGCTATATTTGCTTTACATATGTGAATTTTGATATACTTTACTTGAGATGATCATCTGTTAGAAATAACCTTTTTACCTTCTCAAGGTAGGGGTAAATGTTTCGGATATACCACCATCCCCAGACTTTACTAGCGAAACTACATTggatatgtttttatattttttttctttcagtgTTTAATGATCCAGAAGGGCTGAAAAATACGATACAATTATCTCAAAGGATGGTAAAGAGCTTTTTTGAAATCCTAAGTATGACGGACAAATTAGATTTTCCAACTTCACCACAACTAAGCAATGGAGATAGGATTtctataagaaaaaatgaagaaattactCAAACAAAAGGCTTTATTGCCACTGCTGCTTCTTCCCTGTGGATTCCCCTTTCATTCCAAGATGTCTTCAATTTCTTCAAAGATGACAAAACAAGAAGTAAGGTATGTATCAAACCTTTTTATAGTAATTTCGtcatttgtttaaatatttttcgttGGTATATCAAGATGTtgttatagaaaataaaataatataacatgATATTAATATCGGTTCCAGATAAAATTTTCGTGCTATATTGAAATGGTCAAGGGTATTTTGAAAACAGTCCCTCTATCTCCAAGAGGAAGGGTTAAGATATGTGTTAAATTTACCCTTTCCAAATCCCACCTTGTGATATTTCAcatgatatgttgttgttgtatattATAGTGAAATATTGTCATCGGAAATGATTGTCATATAAGGGTATGACCATATGTATCTTTGcactaaataatttaattcttaatggAATGAAACGAACGCCCGATAAAATAGTAATTTCTACATTTTGAATCTCTGTATAACTTGTTAACTAAATGACCCCTAAAGTACACATATAGAAATTTGACTCTTTTTCAGTCCTTGTATAGATTTTTACCTGaaactctaaaaaaaatcactaatATGAGAATCTGAactcataattttaaaactaaagtAAAATGAGCTCagtgttaagaatttttaaaatcgTTAATCAAAGTCCTGATTTTGATTGATTTACTAGAATTCGACTGATTTACTTAAATTGTGTTCCCATGTTATGTTATCACATGTTTACTAGTCTTGGCATTAATTtgcacatatattttttaattatatgatcTTAAACATTACTCATCTCACAAACTAATTTTaactattgaattatgatagtgtttatcttcttcttttttcagtGGGATATTTTGACCGGTGGACTCAAAATGACTGAGTTAGCTCGAGTACCAACAGGAACTTTTTCCGAGAACTGTATTACAATCATTCAGGTAAttgtcatatttatgtatttatagttttctatTTTCTACCTAAATTATTAACTAACAGCGACATTTTTCaagaatcaaataaaattacttaCGATTGTACCATCTTTTTTTTACATGTAGAAATACCAATTTTTTTACcttgtatcttttttttcttttaagctTTTTAATCCTtgattattaaatcaaaatgcATTTTCTATGGTCCAATTTCACTTTTGAGTTGTAGTCAATTAACAATAAAAACACAAACAAATCAAAGACTAGATAATTTGAAGATCTTTTTCGCATTATCGTAACTTAggctattatatatataaagttgcGTTTGTCATATcttttatgttaataattccATGTGTTTTTTATGCGATCCAATAATTACATGCAATTATATTTTAGGTGAACTAATAATGATAAACATATTTTACTGCAAAAAAGGACAAGAATTAACTATGAAATTCCTCGTTAATCTGTTGTTAAATAACTTATAGCTAACAACATATTTTATAATCCTTTGctaattcattaataaatagGATTAGTGGtaaaaaaattttttgtttagCAATAGAAATTAACCTTCattatttcttattcttttgaGTGTTTATAATGTATTTCTGAATTGTTGTGATTTATACACAGTCTTATCTGCAAAAGGAAAAGTTAGTGCTCCAGGAGTCAAGTATCGATGAAATGGGAGCATTTTTAATCTTTGCACCAATAGAGTTACCAACAATGACTTCAATTTTCAATGGCCATGATGCAACAAGAGTTCCTATTTTGCCCTCAGGTATCATCATAAGTCCTGATGGTCGTCTCGTTTCGGATAGGGGCAATACTCAAAATGCACAAAATGGTTCAATTTTGACAGTgacttttcaaatattaatttgtgaTAATACTAATATTTCAATCTCTCAGAAACAACATATGGAGGTAGTGAATTCTATTCATAGTCTTTTGAGCACCACAGTTTCAAAAATCAAAGCAGCATTAGGTTGCTTTGATTAAAAATTGTGATGGTTTAgtttcatgttgtttgtttgttttgaagATTTTAAACCTAAACAATTGATGGTTTTGAAGGATGATGTATTCCCTTCTTTGTGACTTTTGAAAATCTCAAGACTGTGAGATATATGTTGTTGctattttcttttatactaGTTTCCgaaaacgtgcgttgcacgtttatccTAAAATACTTCATACAATGTTTGTAGtgcaaataataaatttaaacaatatatatatcaagaattagctattatgcatgaaaaaataCTACTTTCAATCACATTTATTACCGACCCAAAGGTATATATGTACATTTCACAAATTTCGTCAATAATTCATTTCCtcgtaaatttaaaaaataatgaagttacAGTGGTTCATCAACTTATAGGACACCATTGATTCTCTTcatcttcatttttattctcttcatgttcatttttttctttctttagtttttttgttAGTGAGTTGGATTCACTTGTACAGAATCACATCAACTTTTTGTCTTGTAGGATATTCCATTGATTGTCATGAATGCAGTGATAAAGCTAGAAGTCTTTCTTCTTGTCCTTGTGTAAAAGATTCCTTTTTTGGATAATCCAATTAAGTGTACCGTCTCAActtctataaaataatttttatttaaaaatcaaaccaaaattttattaagaacatatcaacttacacaaaaataattaattgcatATAAGGAACAATGATTTATTACCTGAAAATTGATACCACTTGAAACAGTTCAATCTGTGTTGCTTCACTTACTGCATNNNNNNNNNNNNNNNNNNNNNNNNNNNNNNNNNNNNNNNNNNNNNNNNNNNNNNNNNNNNNNNNNNNNNNNNNNNNNNNNNNNNNNNNNNNNNNNNNNNNNNNNNNNNNNNNNNNNNNNNNNNNNNNNNNNNNNNNNNNNNNNNNNNNNNNNNNNNNNNNNNNNNNNNNNNNNNNNNNNNNNNNNNNNNNNNNNNNNNNNNNNNNNNNNNNNNNNNNNNNNNNNNNNNNNNNNNNNNNNNNNNNNNNNNNNNNNNNNNNNNNNNNNNNNNNNNNNNNNNNNNNNNNNNNNNNNNNNNNNNNNNNNNNNNNNNNNNNNNNNNNNNNNNNNNNNNNNNNNNNNNNNNNNNNNNNNNNNNNNNNNNNNNNNNNNNNNNNNNNNNNNNNNNNNNNNNNNNNNNNNNNNNNNNNNNNNNNNNNNNNNNNNNNNNNNNNNNNNNNNNNNNNNNNNNNNNNNNNNNNNNNNNNNNNNNNNNNNNNNNNNNNNNNNNNNNNNNNNNNNNNNNNNNNNNNNNNNNNNNNNNNNNNNNNNNNNNNNNNNNNNNNNNNNNNNNNNNNNNNNNNNNNNNNNNNNNNNNNNNNNNNNNNNNNNNNNNNNNNNNNNNNNNNNNNNNNNNNNNNNNNNNNNNNNNNNNNNNNNNNNNNNNNNNNNNNNNNNNNNNNNNNNNNNNNNNNNNNNNNNNNNNNNNNNNNNNNNNNNNNNNNNNNNNNNNNNNNNNNNNNNNNNNNNNNNNNNNNNNNNNNNNNNNNNNNNNNNNNNNNNNNNNNNNNNNNNNNNNNNNNNNNNNNNNNNNNNNNNNNNNNNNNNNNNNNNNNNNNNNNNNNNNNNNNNNNNNNNNNNNNNNNNNNNNNNaaaaaaataataaagataacaTGATTACATGAGaaagtataatatataatataggaAAATGGAGAATCTGCTAATAGAAGATAAAAACATTACAAATTAAGTGATCCAAGAAGTGCCATCAACTTCTTGAGAGTGTGGAAAGATTATGAAGGTGTGAATATTAATGATGAGATAGTGGAGGTGTGGTATTAATACACATTATGACAAAATTACACCTAAAACTGATCAGATAGAGAAATGAAAAGTTTCTCTAATAAGTTTTCgtaataactttataattaattatttttacaactATTCATTCTCCTacattattttaacaataagtgaatcaacttaattaacaatttaagtatatttaatatttaattaattaattaattattttataatattttaatttagtataaggctaaaatggtaattcaacttttaagttttgaccttcatgcttataataatatatgattaatagACATATTTTGAGACTTCTCATTTGTttggttttttaattttagccattttgtatttttctgctcattattattgttatttgtcatgttataGTATCATGCCTTCTTGATTTTGCTACGAACACGGATAGACGAGTTGTTGAGCCTAGGGCTAAATTACGAGGAGGCTCAATAATTAGACAACCTAACAATAGATTTGCTTGGGATTCAGATTGAGCGCGCACACTCAAATGAACACCTATATATTGAGAGGTGGTGATGGAAGGATCTAGTGGAGGGTATTTACTACTCTGCTCCAGAATGTTCCTTCAACTACACTTCGAGAACTATCCTTTCTAGAATATTTCTAGTCTTTTCTCTCAAGAACACTCATTCTAAATAGAGCTGTTAATATGGGCTACGTCTGTAAAGCCGGTCTGGCTTAGCTCGTGATTTAATAAGGTTGGGTTATGATTTCTGGAGCCCATTTGAGAAAAGagctttttagcccggcctgaataagtctgttgatttgtggggcttgagaaatatcggtagggTCGGTCCATaggccaataaaaattaattaaaaaatataatataatattaaaatttaaaattaaagagagtacaaactcaaaacaataaggttaatatttttatttagatatttatacttttacttgataAAGAACtgaataaaaattacaaaaataattttatttgtggatttgattaaaaagtagtaacattaacatcatgtaatattgttttgtcgttATTTATGAtactattttaaattataatttataatttaataattctaaatataatataatttttaaataaagtggGCTGGCCCGACAAGATTGTAGTCAACGTACTTGTGGGTTGAGCCGGTCATTTTCTAGCCCACaccaaaaatgggctagcccggcctGGCCGGTAAAATGTCGAAGCCTGTATAGATTAGCTCGGATGGgatgggctagcccatattga is a genomic window containing:
- the LOC107003587 gene encoding homeobox-leucine zipper protein ROC8-like, whose protein sequence is MTDSGEEHIGESSNSQKKSKRQRQCHRHTMEQIQRLEAFFKECPHPDENQRNQLGREAGLDPKQIKFWFQNKRTQTKTQNERSDNNALRMENERFLCENMAMKESMKNIMCPKCDGPPIGKEERARNLENMKLENQRLREQHEKASNFLSSILGRSFVMGSNLAPPKSTLQTSSNSSDESLLSQNICGSPIGYPPQENNNNVRAHSININNIPIMSPSRQEHYEFHHDNRQRTDMFEIVVASMNEMFELLQMNDLIWVDSSSDGGCSIHRESYERIFPNMNRPYKSATARIESSKDCGVVSMPANELIHSFLDPVKWINLFPTIVTKARTIEVLDSGTLGGSIQLMYEKLHILSPLVEAREFFFIRYCRQIDPTTWIMVDVSYDLFNEIQSGVPSYSWKFPSGCAIQDMGNGHSMVTWVEHVQVNEKSQVNHIFRDLLCDRQTYGAKRWIVALQRMSERYNFTMGATCPTRHDFEGVFNDPEGLKNTIQLSQRMVKSFFEILSMTDKLDFPTSPQLSNGDRISIRKNEEITQTKGFIATAASSLWIPLSFQDVFNFFKDDKTRSKWDILTGGLKMTELARVPTGTFSENCITIIQSYLQKEKLVLQESSIDEMGAFLIFAPIELPTMTSIFNGHDATRVPILPSGIIISPDGRLVSDRGNTQNAQNGSILTVTFQILICDNTNISISQKQHMEVVNSIHSLLSTTVSKIKAALGCFD